TCTCAATGAGGAGCATTGGGGAAAGCCATAGGAAAAAATAGAGTCTTCACCGAAAATTCGGTAAGATATTGCGATGAAATTGTAGACAAAAGAGAAATTGATTATGACGGATGCAACTGCTGGCAAGATCCCTCACGTTCTGGTCATTATGGATGGTGTTGGACACCGTGAAGCGATTGAAGATAATGCTTTTCTTGCAGCAAAAACCCCGAATTTAACTGCAATGAAAGCAAAGCATCCAAATAGTCTCATTTCTGGTTCTGGTGAAGATGTTGGTTTACCTGATGGACAAATGGGTAACTCTGAAGTTGGTCACATGAACCTTGGCGCTGGCCGAGTGTTATACCAAGACTTCACACGTATTACTAAAGATATTCGTACTGGTGCTTTTTTTGAACACGAAGTATTGGTTGATGCCGTAGAAAAAGCAAAAGCAGCGGGTGGCGCAGTTCATATTATGGGCCTACTCTCTGAAGGCGGTGTTCACTCACATGAAGATCATATTGTGGCGATGTGTGAACTTGCCTTAAAACGCGGTGCGAAAGTTTACTTACATGCATTCCTTGATGGTCGTGATACTCCTCCACGTAGTGCTCAACCTTCATTAGAAAAATTAGATGCTTTATTCGCTCAATATGAAGGCAAGGGCCGTATTGCAACCATGATTGGTCGCTATTTTGCAATGGATCGTGATAACCGTTGGGATCGTGTTGAGCAGGCTTACCGTTTATTAACGGAAGGTGAAGCTGTTCGTACTGCAACTACTGCGGTTGAAGGCTTAGAGCTTGCATATGCTGCAAATGAAAATGATGAGTTTGTAAAAGCAACCCGTATTGGTGAGATCGCTAAAGTTCAAGATGGCGATAGCGTTGTATTTATGAATTTCCGTGCTGACCGTGCCCGTGAAATTACGCGTGCGTTTGTTGAAAAAGATTTCGCAGGTTTTGAGCGTAAAGTTGTACCGAACCTTTCTAAATTTGTCATGTTGACGCGTTATCAGGCAAGTATTGATGCACCTGTGGCATATATGCCTGAAGAGTTAAAGAACTCGCTTGGTGAATATTTATCTTCTTTAGGTAAAACGCAACTACGTATTGCTGAAACTGAGAAATATGCCCATGTGACTTTCTTCTTTAGTGGTGGTCGTGAAGACGAATATCCAGGTGAAAAGCGTATTTTAATCCCATCGCCAAACG
The window above is part of the Acinetobacter baumannii genome. Proteins encoded here:
- the gpmI gene encoding 2,3-bisphosphoglycerate-independent phosphoglycerate mutase → MTDATAGKIPHVLVIMDGVGHREAIEDNAFLAAKTPNLTAMKAKHPNSLISGSGEDVGLPDGQMGNSEVGHMNLGAGRVLYQDFTRITKDIRTGAFFEHEVLVDAVEKAKAAGGAVHIMGLLSEGGVHSHEDHIVAMCELALKRGAKVYLHAFLDGRDTPPRSAQPSLEKLDALFAQYEGKGRIATMIGRYFAMDRDNRWDRVEQAYRLLTEGEAVRTATTAVEGLELAYAANENDEFVKATRIGEIAKVQDGDSVVFMNFRADRAREITRAFVEKDFAGFERKVVPNLSKFVMLTRYQASIDAPVAYMPEELKNSLGEYLSSLGKTQLRIAETEKYAHVTFFFSGGREDEYPGEKRILIPSPNVATYDLKPEMSAYEVTDELVKAINSGEYDLLVVNYANGDMVGHTGVFDAAVKAVEAVDTCLGRVYEAVMAKKGHMLITADHGNVEQMQDYESGQVHTQHTTELVPFIYVGPTQATIAEGGVLADVAPTILNLMQIPVPAEMQGRNLITLSA